Proteins encoded by one window of Actinocorallia herbida:
- a CDS encoding DUF5997 family protein has product MSTSRAKTPQTMKPATAAKKLGILLSAAPAEFQEGVVSRDELNALQADPPAWLTDLRREGPHPKQVVAAKLSISTSGLARGGITGPLTTAEIEALKAEKPEWLRKEQNNLNEVRHETVRLKQQNAKARSTK; this is encoded by the coding sequence ATGAGCACGTCCAGGGCGAAGACCCCGCAGACCATGAAGCCCGCGACCGCGGCCAAGAAGCTGGGGATCCTGCTGTCGGCAGCGCCCGCCGAGTTCCAGGAAGGCGTGGTGTCCCGGGACGAGCTGAACGCGCTCCAGGCCGACCCGCCGGCCTGGCTCACCGACCTGCGCCGCGAAGGCCCCCACCCCAAGCAGGTCGTCGCCGCCAAGCTCAGCATCTCCACCTCGGGCCTGGCCCGCGGCGGCATCACGGGCCCCCTCACCACCGCCGAGATCGAGGCCCTGAAGGCCGAGAAGCCCGAGTGGCTGCGCAAAGAGCAGAACAACCTGAACGAGGTCCGGCACGAGACCGTCCGCCTCAAGCAGCAGAACGCCAAGGCCCGCTCCACGAAGTGA
- a CDS encoding DUF1905 domain-containing protein codes for MKVVFTAELWIWEARRSDTWTFVSLPAEVSADLLDRPRPPSPGFGALRVRAAIGGTTWTTSIFPDKARGTYVLPVKRAVRTAEDLTPGDPATVTLTVLDP; via the coding sequence GTGAAGGTCGTCTTCACGGCCGAGCTGTGGATCTGGGAGGCCCGGCGGTCCGACACCTGGACGTTCGTCAGCCTGCCCGCCGAGGTGTCCGCCGACCTCCTCGACCGGCCGCGCCCGCCGTCGCCGGGCTTCGGCGCGCTCCGGGTGCGCGCGGCGATCGGCGGAACCACCTGGACCACCTCGATCTTCCCCGACAAGGCGCGCGGAACCTACGTCCTCCCCGTCAAGCGCGCCGTCCGCACCGCCGAGGACCTGACCCCCGGCGACCCCGCCACCGTCACCCTCACCGTCCTCGATCCCTGA
- a CDS encoding PAS domain-containing sensor histidine kinase produces the protein MDEVDFRSWFDRAPVALAVLSPDLTFAAVNRDYELLLGRTREQCVGRNLFDVFPGGSWKEGAETMRACFERLLAGDEDAADVVVLQRYDVEVPGFPGTSEERYWSVACRTLREAGGPVHGLVLRVEEVTSVVERIREEGRAPVFDEGLTRAAAIEAQLFFQTGRLQDVNQRLRSSEARERRIAEGLREMVRRQRQVVVDTSHDLRGPITGLQIRLAEALQDPDADPREILRAALQDAERLGDIIGELLELARLEAGAPAPTEPVDLAQLTRSELARRSFTITTSTSLGSGIVVDASPIRLARLLANLLANAERHAGSHLEVRLGATDGRAVLEVVDDGPGIPDADKERIFTRFFRRSDARSSDPGGSGLGLPIARQIAEAHGGTLHAADRTDGLPGARMVLRLPLRPSRPGLRDRGR, from the coding sequence ATGGACGAGGTCGATTTCCGGTCCTGGTTCGACAGGGCCCCGGTCGCGTTGGCGGTGCTGTCGCCCGACCTGACCTTCGCCGCCGTGAACCGCGACTACGAGCTGCTCCTCGGCCGGACCCGCGAGCAATGCGTGGGCCGCAACCTCTTCGACGTCTTCCCGGGCGGGTCCTGGAAAGAGGGTGCGGAGACGATGCGGGCGTGCTTCGAGCGGCTGCTGGCCGGGGACGAGGACGCGGCGGACGTCGTGGTGCTGCAACGCTACGACGTCGAAGTACCGGGCTTTCCGGGAACCTCCGAGGAGCGGTACTGGAGCGTGGCCTGCCGCACCCTGCGGGAGGCCGGCGGCCCGGTCCACGGTCTGGTCCTGCGGGTGGAGGAGGTCACCTCGGTCGTCGAACGGATCCGGGAGGAAGGGCGGGCGCCGGTCTTCGACGAGGGGCTGACCCGTGCGGCCGCGATCGAGGCCCAGCTGTTCTTCCAGACCGGGCGGCTCCAGGACGTCAACCAGCGGCTGCGCAGCTCCGAGGCCAGGGAGCGCAGGATCGCCGAGGGGCTGCGGGAGATGGTCCGGCGGCAGCGCCAGGTCGTCGTCGACACCTCACACGATCTGCGCGGCCCGATCACCGGCCTGCAGATCAGGCTGGCGGAGGCGCTCCAGGACCCTGACGCGGACCCCCGCGAGATCCTGCGGGCCGCGTTGCAGGACGCCGAGCGGCTCGGCGACATCATCGGCGAACTGCTGGAGCTGGCCCGCCTGGAGGCGGGGGCGCCCGCGCCGACCGAGCCGGTCGACCTGGCCCAGCTGACCCGGAGCGAGCTGGCCCGCCGCTCTTTCACGATCACCACGTCGACGAGTCTGGGCAGCGGGATCGTGGTGGACGCCTCGCCGATCCGGCTGGCCCGTCTCCTGGCCAATCTGCTGGCCAACGCGGAACGGCACGCCGGTTCGCACCTCGAGGTGCGGCTCGGCGCCACCGACGGGCGGGCGGTGCTGGAGGTCGTCGACGACGGTCCCGGCATCCCCGACGCCGACAAGGAGCGGATCTTCACCCGCTTCTTCCGCCGCTCCGACGCGCGGTCCTCAGACCCGGGCGGCAGCGGCCTGGGCCTGCCGATCGCCCGCCAGATCGCCGAGGCCCACGGCGGCACCCTGCACGCCGCCGACCGCACCGACGGCCTGCCGGGCGCCCGTATGGTCCTGCGCCTGCCGCTCCGCCCGAGCCGACCGGGTCTCAGGGATCGAGGACGGTGA
- a CDS encoding PEP/pyruvate-binding domain-containing protein has product MKPERSRLVELSDIVDARYGGKALGLAELAAAGFAVPAAFVIADADAAGLPDGLEARHARLADSARTVAVRSSAAGEDGAENSFAGQYASVLGVAGYDGLLAAIGHCVASASSERATAYRSAAGVSGAMHLVVQEMVDARAAGVVFTADPASGRRDLCVVDAVPGLGESLVDGSASSDHYEVDRAGRIVDRQTAQSPALTDAEVAAVVAGARAAEARWGRPLDLEWAIDRTGEIRWLQARPITALPGDLNAMDSLVAGEDHVYTRCNIGEMMPGAFCPLTASVSGQAIEYAMQLVQIAGGVQDAYREDRWLQLGYFSGHLFLNMTEGTALSSGILGNSLEQYSLSIAGRVVPELVPKPPKPFARRLVNTVRLTAFALSAGRAIRRLDRDLARFATPSAGSPAGLLAELDAAIELYNEATLTHVRSSARSAVAANMLEQTMVREAVKAGGSQDDGRSRASALLAGATEVESAVMLAQLDDVVGRLAADPSEASAFLTADPAEAVTRLAGDGGPIGRTFQEFLARHGHRGYRELCVRDPSWGDDPDGLGTIMQAMLRARRDTGDAVRPAREPVREGVPGAVRVMAGLARAGARGREATKSRMVLVAHRLGRGYRLLGEQLAAAGRLPDADLVFFLDRSELPALVGDGDLGDLVEQAESRRAALAFQARLEFPDVCVGRPVPARPQAPEASADGVITGRPACGGVAEGVVRVATTIAQARDLRPGEILVAPVTDVGWTPYFTLIAALVTDVGSSVSHGAVVAREYGLPCVVNTQGATLMLRTGDRVRVDGDRGTVTLLAPVP; this is encoded by the coding sequence GTGAAGCCTGAGCGGAGCCGCCTCGTGGAGCTGTCGGACATCGTCGACGCAAGGTACGGAGGCAAGGCCCTGGGCCTCGCCGAGCTCGCCGCGGCGGGATTCGCGGTGCCCGCGGCGTTCGTCATCGCGGACGCCGACGCGGCCGGGCTCCCGGACGGGCTGGAGGCCCGACATGCCCGGCTGGCCGACTCGGCGCGCACGGTCGCGGTGCGCTCCTCGGCGGCGGGCGAGGACGGCGCCGAGAACTCCTTCGCCGGCCAGTACGCGTCGGTCCTGGGTGTGGCCGGGTACGACGGGCTCCTCGCCGCGATCGGACACTGCGTGGCCTCGGCGTCCTCCGAACGCGCGACCGCCTACCGGTCGGCCGCGGGGGTCTCCGGCGCCATGCACCTCGTCGTCCAGGAGATGGTGGACGCGCGCGCCGCCGGGGTCGTGTTCACCGCGGACCCGGCGAGCGGCCGCCGCGACCTCTGCGTCGTCGACGCGGTGCCCGGCCTGGGGGAGTCGCTGGTCGACGGTTCCGCGAGCTCCGACCACTACGAGGTGGACCGCGCCGGCCGGATCGTCGACCGGCAGACGGCGCAGAGCCCGGCGCTCACCGACGCCGAGGTGGCGGCCGTCGTGGCGGGCGCCCGCGCGGCGGAGGCCCGCTGGGGCAGGCCCCTCGACCTCGAATGGGCGATCGACCGGACGGGCGAGATCCGCTGGCTCCAGGCGCGGCCGATCACCGCGCTCCCCGGCGACCTGAACGCGATGGACAGCCTGGTGGCGGGCGAGGACCACGTCTACACCCGGTGCAACATCGGCGAGATGATGCCCGGCGCGTTCTGCCCGCTCACCGCGTCCGTCAGCGGGCAGGCGATCGAGTACGCGATGCAGCTGGTCCAGATCGCGGGAGGGGTCCAGGACGCCTACCGGGAGGACCGCTGGCTGCAACTGGGCTACTTCTCCGGCCACCTGTTCCTCAACATGACCGAGGGGACGGCCCTGAGCTCGGGGATCCTGGGCAACTCCCTGGAGCAGTACTCGCTGTCGATCGCGGGCCGGGTCGTGCCGGAGCTGGTGCCGAAGCCGCCGAAGCCGTTCGCCCGGCGGCTGGTCAACACCGTCCGGCTGACCGCCTTCGCGCTGTCGGCGGGCCGGGCGATCCGCCGTCTCGACCGCGACCTGGCCCGCTTCGCGACGCCGTCCGCCGGGTCGCCGGCCGGCCTGCTCGCCGAACTGGACGCGGCGATCGAGCTCTACAACGAGGCGACGCTCACCCACGTCCGGTCCTCCGCGAGGTCCGCCGTCGCGGCGAACATGCTGGAGCAGACGATGGTGCGCGAGGCGGTCAAGGCCGGCGGAAGCCAGGACGACGGCCGGTCCAGGGCCTCCGCGCTGCTGGCCGGCGCCACCGAGGTGGAAAGCGCCGTCATGCTGGCGCAGTTGGACGACGTCGTGGGTCGGCTGGCCGCGGACCCGTCGGAAGCCTCGGCGTTCCTCACGGCGGACCCTGCCGAGGCCGTCACCCGGTTGGCCGGGGACGGCGGTCCGATCGGCCGCACGTTCCAGGAGTTCCTGGCCCGCCACGGCCACCGGGGCTACCGGGAGCTGTGCGTGCGCGACCCGTCGTGGGGCGACGACCCGGACGGCCTCGGCACGATCATGCAGGCCATGCTCCGGGCCCGCCGCGACACCGGTGACGCCGTCCGCCCGGCGCGTGAGCCGGTGCGGGAGGGTGTGCCCGGGGCCGTGCGGGTGATGGCCGGGCTGGCGCGGGCCGGGGCGCGTGGCCGAGAGGCGACCAAGTCGCGCATGGTGCTCGTCGCGCACCGGCTCGGCCGCGGGTACCGCCTGCTGGGCGAGCAGCTCGCTGCGGCGGGACGCCTGCCCGACGCCGACCTCGTGTTCTTTCTCGACCGGTCGGAGCTGCCCGCCCTCGTCGGCGACGGCGATCTCGGCGACCTGGTCGAGCAGGCGGAGTCACGCAGGGCGGCGCTGGCGTTCCAGGCCCGGCTGGAGTTCCCGGACGTCTGCGTCGGCAGGCCCGTGCCGGCCCGGCCGCAGGCCCCGGAGGCGAGCGCGGACGGGGTGATCACCGGCCGTCCCGCGTGCGGGGGCGTCGCGGAGGGCGTCGTCCGGGTCGCGACGACCATCGCGCAGGCCCGTGACCTCCGCCCCGGCGAGATCCTCGTCGCGCCCGTCACGGACGTCGGCTGGACGCCGTACTTCACCCTGATCGCCGCGCTCGTCACCGATGTCGGCAGCTCGGTCTCGCACGGCGCCGTCGTCGCCCGCGAGTACGGCCTGCCCTGCGTGGTCAACACCCAGGGCGCCACCCTCATGCTCCGCACCGGCGACCGCGTCCGGGTCGATGGCGACCGCGGCACCGTGACCCTCCTGGCCCCCGTCCCCTGA
- a CDS encoding TetR/AcrR family transcriptional regulator gives MSNAQGRPRDARIHGAVLDATAELLAEVGYADLTVAAIADRAGTSRPAVYRRWPSKAHLVHEAAFRDTATGGSARTGSFAGDLRELVRRTAELLTTPLARAAVPGLIAEAATDPDIHLRLLERFSAGGWRGLDADLAAAVARGDLDPGVDTLVLLELVIGTVLVATLTRGPDALGPDWIDRTTRVLLHGVRPAPAP, from the coding sequence ATGAGCAATGCCCAAGGAAGACCGCGGGACGCCCGTATCCACGGCGCGGTCCTGGACGCCACGGCCGAACTGCTGGCGGAGGTCGGTTACGCCGACCTGACCGTGGCCGCCATCGCCGACCGCGCGGGCACGTCCCGGCCCGCGGTCTACCGGCGGTGGCCGAGCAAGGCCCATCTGGTCCACGAGGCGGCCTTCCGCGACACCGCCACCGGCGGCTCCGCCCGGACCGGCTCGTTCGCCGGGGACCTGCGCGAGCTGGTGCGGCGGACCGCGGAGCTCCTGACCACTCCCCTGGCCCGCGCGGCCGTCCCCGGCCTGATCGCCGAGGCCGCGACCGACCCGGACATCCACCTGCGGCTGCTCGAACGGTTCTCCGCCGGGGGATGGCGCGGCCTTGACGCCGACCTCGCCGCGGCCGTCGCGCGCGGCGACCTCGACCCCGGGGTCGACACGCTCGTCCTGCTGGAACTCGTCATCGGCACGGTCCTCGTCGCGACCCTGACCAGGGGCCCCGACGCCCTCGGCCCGGACTGGATCGACCGGACGACCCGCGTGCTCCTCCACGGCGTGCGCCCCGCGCCGGCGCCCTGA
- a CDS encoding class I adenylate-forming enzyme family protein, whose product MDEAQSAALQFAGQDIPWLLRSWAERQPDKALLIWEPRHGEGRTWTYAEFWADVRGLAAGLAGRGVGKGDKVLLHADNCPEMVLAWYACATLGAVAVTTNTRSAASEVEFFVGKTGCVGAITQPRYAAVVREAAPDLPWVAVTRDNGGEEPTAQEAGHGLGSFDALYGDADALPDREPEPLAPAGILFTSGTTSRPKAVVHTHANALWAARIGPANIGMTGDDTYLIYLPFFHVNSQSWALWTTLGVGGTVVLQPKFSSSRFWEVVTGHGVTHISLLPFVINAVLSGPVPEHRLKAGVFGLIVPELEAVLGFRVVPAYGMTETVIHATTAGLGLPPIPRSMGRPTPGYEMLIVDRETGEPCAEDQAGELWVRGTRGIQLFLEYHDNPEAMAKSFTADGWFKTGDIVRWSDGGSLMYCERDADLLKVGGENVSAREVEDVCRQVPGVSDIAVVGRSHPMLDEVPVAFVVRGPAAQGDDAEFGAALIARCADALADFKVPRAVHVVADFPRATLEKVAKNKLRDLADELAKETDADA is encoded by the coding sequence ATGGATGAAGCGCAATCGGCCGCCTTGCAGTTCGCGGGCCAGGACATCCCCTGGCTGCTGCGAAGCTGGGCCGAGCGGCAGCCCGACAAGGCACTCCTCATCTGGGAGCCCCGCCACGGGGAAGGCCGGACCTGGACCTATGCCGAGTTCTGGGCCGACGTGCGCGGCCTGGCCGCCGGGCTGGCCGGGCGCGGCGTGGGCAAGGGCGACAAGGTGCTCCTGCACGCCGACAACTGCCCGGAGATGGTGCTGGCCTGGTACGCCTGCGCCACCCTGGGCGCCGTCGCGGTCACCACGAACACCCGCAGCGCCGCGAGCGAGGTCGAGTTCTTCGTGGGCAAGACCGGCTGCGTCGGGGCGATCACCCAGCCCCGGTACGCCGCCGTGGTGCGGGAGGCCGCTCCCGACCTCCCCTGGGTCGCCGTCACGCGGGACAACGGCGGCGAGGAGCCGACGGCGCAGGAGGCGGGCCACGGCCTCGGTTCCTTCGACGCACTCTACGGCGACGCGGACGCGCTCCCCGACCGTGAGCCAGAGCCCCTGGCCCCCGCGGGCATCCTGTTCACCTCCGGCACCACCTCGCGGCCCAAGGCCGTGGTGCACACCCATGCCAACGCGCTGTGGGCCGCCCGGATCGGGCCCGCCAACATCGGGATGACGGGCGACGACACCTACCTGATCTATCTCCCGTTCTTCCACGTCAACTCCCAGAGCTGGGCGCTGTGGACGACCCTGGGCGTCGGCGGAACCGTGGTGCTCCAGCCGAAGTTCTCCTCCTCGCGCTTCTGGGAGGTGGTCACCGGCCACGGGGTCACGCACATCTCGCTGCTCCCGTTCGTCATCAACGCGGTCCTCAGCGGGCCCGTCCCGGAGCACAGGCTGAAGGCCGGTGTGTTCGGGCTGATCGTGCCGGAACTCGAAGCCGTCCTGGGTTTCCGCGTCGTCCCCGCCTACGGCATGACCGAGACGGTGATCCACGCGACGACGGCCGGCCTCGGCCTGCCGCCGATCCCCCGTTCCATGGGCCGGCCCACGCCCGGCTACGAGATGCTCATCGTGGACCGGGAGACGGGCGAGCCCTGCGCCGAGGACCAGGCCGGCGAGCTGTGGGTGCGGGGCACCCGGGGCATCCAGCTCTTCCTGGAGTACCACGACAACCCCGAGGCCATGGCCAAGAGCTTCACCGCCGACGGCTGGTTCAAGACGGGCGACATCGTCCGCTGGTCCGACGGCGGCAGCCTGATGTACTGCGAGCGGGACGCCGACCTGCTGAAGGTCGGCGGCGAGAACGTCTCGGCCCGCGAGGTCGAGGACGTCTGCCGGCAGGTGCCGGGCGTCTCCGACATCGCCGTCGTGGGCCGGTCGCACCCGATGCTCGACGAGGTGCCGGTGGCCTTCGTCGTCCGGGGTCCCGCCGCGCAGGGCGACGACGCCGAGTTCGGGGCGGCCCTCATCGCGCGCTGCGCGGACGCGCTCGCCGACTTCAAGGTGCCCAGGGCCGTGCACGTCGTCGCCGACTTCCCCCGCGCCACCCTGGAGAAGGTCGCCAAGAACAAGCTCCGCGACCTGGCCGACGAACTCGCCAAGGAGACCGACGCAGATGCCTGA
- a CDS encoding crotonase/enoyl-CoA hydratase family protein encodes MPEPTSAPLVLVEADGAVLTVTINRPEKRNATNAEVLCRLYDAWVRLDRDDSLRVAVLTGKGDTFCAGMDLREILRLRERVRDNEWIIRLQDEPGISLHAYLKTYRPTKPVILAAEGFCRAGGTEILQGTDIRVAGESAVFGVTEVQRGLFPMAGSAVRLRRQMGYAVAAEMLLAGEDLTARRAHELGLINHVVPDGQALAKAREIADRIARNGPLAVRAVLATLRQTESLSEEDAFAIETPLGGAVMQSKDAAEGPRAFLEKREPVFTGE; translated from the coding sequence ATGCCTGAACCCACCTCCGCCCCGCTCGTCCTCGTCGAGGCCGACGGCGCCGTGCTGACCGTCACCATCAACCGGCCGGAGAAGCGCAACGCCACCAACGCCGAAGTCCTCTGCCGCCTCTACGACGCCTGGGTCCGGCTCGACCGGGACGACTCGCTGCGGGTCGCCGTCCTCACCGGCAAGGGCGACACCTTCTGCGCCGGCATGGACCTGCGCGAGATCCTCCGCCTCCGCGAGCGCGTGCGGGACAACGAGTGGATCATCCGGTTGCAGGACGAGCCCGGCATCTCCCTGCACGCCTACCTCAAGACCTACCGGCCCACCAAGCCCGTCATCCTGGCCGCCGAGGGCTTCTGCCGCGCCGGGGGCACCGAGATCCTCCAGGGCACCGACATCCGCGTCGCCGGGGAGAGCGCCGTCTTCGGCGTCACCGAGGTGCAGCGCGGGCTGTTCCCGATGGCCGGTTCCGCGGTGCGCCTGCGCCGCCAGATGGGCTACGCCGTGGCCGCCGAGATGCTGCTGGCCGGAGAGGATCTGACGGCCCGCCGCGCCCATGAACTCGGCCTGATCAACCACGTCGTGCCCGACGGCCAGGCCCTCGCCAAGGCCAGGGAGATCGCCGACCGCATCGCGCGCAACGGCCCCCTGGCCGTGCGGGCCGTCCTCGCCACGCTGCGGCAGACCGAGAGCCTGTCCGAGGAGGACGCCTTCGCGATCGAGACGCCCCTGGGCGGCGCCGTCATGCAGTCCAAGGACGCCGCCGAGGGCCCGCGGGCGTTCCTGGAGAAGCGCGAGCCCGTCTTCACCGGCGAGTAG
- a CDS encoding TetR/AcrR family transcriptional regulator, which yields MPGRPAFDLDAAEIVQAAVEILGEQGLDAVSMRTVAARLGVSPVPLYSRVGNKESLLDAMSCHLLAGAVPDQDPDEPWQDYALRWATALRDRLLATTDLLRLLGHRTSPYVEVSRPLHAALRAADFSPDAATRACRLVVWTAVAGTLVEPGRFEGRGGTTRRTTGDAPAMSEAESDHLFKLHLRYLVEGIERDTALPETP from the coding sequence GTGCCCGGACGGCCCGCGTTCGACCTGGACGCCGCCGAGATCGTCCAGGCCGCGGTGGAGATCCTCGGCGAGCAGGGGCTGGACGCCGTCAGCATGCGGACGGTCGCCGCCCGCCTCGGCGTCTCCCCGGTACCGCTGTACAGCCGGGTCGGCAACAAGGAGTCCCTCCTGGACGCCATGTCGTGCCACCTCCTCGCCGGCGCCGTCCCCGACCAGGACCCCGATGAGCCCTGGCAGGACTACGCCCTCCGGTGGGCGACGGCCCTGCGCGACCGCCTCCTGGCCACCACCGACCTGCTCCGCCTCCTCGGCCACCGCACCTCCCCCTACGTCGAGGTGTCCAGACCGCTCCACGCGGCGCTGCGCGCGGCGGACTTCTCCCCGGACGCCGCCACCCGCGCCTGCCGCCTCGTCGTATGGACCGCCGTCGCCGGCACCCTGGTCGAACCGGGCCGCTTCGAAGGCAGAGGCGGCACCACCCGCCGCACCACCGGCGACGCCCCCGCGATGTCCGAAGCCGAGTCCGACCATCTCTTCAAGCTCCACCTCCGCTACCTCGTCGAAGGCATCGAACGCGACACCGCCCTCCCCGAAACGCCCTGA
- a CDS encoding TetR/AcrR family transcriptional regulator → MTDGPRPARERILDAAEASLRAHGIRMTTMTGVARAAGVGRSGLYWHYPDKAALVSAALIRRDAEFWTRADDRVRGRRGLAAKVAEAVAIARTSPWGPLATELRDREPDQFAQVVGAYVHDVIPGTVGFWHAHLADAVRAGEVRADLELRSAAEFVLRQVISLAAIPGDAVDIDDPASVRRYLETYLIPALS, encoded by the coding sequence ATGACCGACGGCCCGCGACCGGCCCGCGAGCGGATCCTCGACGCCGCCGAGGCCAGCCTGCGCGCCCACGGCATCCGGATGACGACCATGACCGGGGTGGCCCGCGCCGCCGGCGTCGGCCGCTCCGGTCTGTACTGGCACTATCCCGACAAGGCGGCCCTCGTCTCCGCCGCCCTGATCCGCCGCGACGCGGAGTTCTGGACCCGGGCCGACGACCGGGTGCGCGGCCGCCGCGGTCTGGCCGCCAAGGTCGCCGAGGCCGTCGCCATCGCCCGCACCTCCCCGTGGGGCCCGCTCGCCACCGAGCTCCGGGACCGCGAGCCCGATCAGTTCGCCCAGGTCGTCGGCGCCTACGTCCACGACGTCATCCCCGGCACCGTCGGGTTCTGGCACGCTCACCTCGCCGATGCCGTCCGCGCCGGTGAGGTCCGCGCCGACCTCGAGCTCCGCTCCGCCGCCGAGTTCGTCCTCCGCCAGGTCATCTCCCTGGCCGCCATCCCCGGCGACGCCGTCGACATCGACGACCCCGCCTCCGTTCGCCGATACCTGGAGACCTACCTCATCCCCGCCTTGTCCTGA
- a CDS encoding flavin-containing monooxygenase: MSGLLAAIRLQESGFPYVVVEKNAGVGGTWWENTYPGARVDVGNHFYCYSSEPSDHWTEYFARQPELQAYFQRVLDEHGIGGHVRWKTEVLGATWDEAAGTWSVELDSGEFLTARAVISAVGQLNRPFVPEVPGEFAGPSFHTARWDHAVDLAGKDVVMVGAGATGFQVAPAIADTVGSLTVIQRTAQWMFPNPNYHEAVGPGVRWALRHLPFYGRWFRFLIFWPGCDTGLAAARVDDAWGPQHRSVSEANDFARVMFTDWITGQVGHDPELVAKVVPDYPPTAKRTLQDNGSWLRALTRPNVALVRAGVDRLEPDGVVDGTGVKHPADVVVWATGFRVNDMLLPLRIRGRDGKDLREEWGTRPRAYLGMTVPGFPNFFMMYGPGTNLASSGSLIFHSECEIRYIVRCLRHLADGGHAALEPRPDKYDDWYGRSQAELRSMVWSSPHVEHNFFKNADGEVHSLSPWRLVDFWTWTREPDFADFVIR; this comes from the coding sequence ATGTCCGGCCTGCTCGCCGCGATCCGGTTGCAGGAGTCCGGGTTCCCCTACGTGGTCGTGGAGAAGAACGCGGGCGTCGGCGGCACCTGGTGGGAGAACACCTACCCGGGCGCCCGCGTCGACGTGGGCAACCACTTCTACTGCTACAGCTCCGAGCCCAGCGACCACTGGACGGAGTACTTCGCCCGGCAGCCCGAGCTCCAGGCCTACTTCCAGCGCGTGCTGGACGAGCACGGCATCGGCGGGCACGTCCGCTGGAAGACCGAGGTGCTCGGCGCCACCTGGGACGAGGCGGCCGGAACCTGGTCCGTCGAGCTCGACTCCGGCGAGTTCCTCACCGCCCGGGCCGTCATCAGCGCGGTCGGGCAGCTCAACCGCCCGTTCGTGCCGGAGGTCCCCGGGGAGTTCGCCGGGCCGTCGTTCCACACCGCCCGCTGGGACCACGCCGTCGACCTCGCAGGCAAGGACGTCGTCATGGTCGGCGCCGGCGCGACGGGCTTCCAGGTGGCCCCGGCGATCGCGGACACCGTCGGCAGCCTGACGGTCATCCAGCGCACCGCCCAGTGGATGTTCCCGAACCCGAACTATCACGAGGCAGTGGGGCCCGGTGTCCGGTGGGCGCTGCGGCACCTGCCGTTCTACGGCCGCTGGTTCCGGTTCCTGATCTTCTGGCCGGGCTGCGACACCGGGCTCGCGGCCGCGCGCGTCGACGACGCCTGGGGGCCGCAGCACCGGTCCGTCAGCGAGGCCAACGACTTCGCCCGGGTGATGTTCACCGACTGGATCACCGGCCAGGTCGGGCATGATCCGGAACTCGTGGCGAAGGTCGTTCCCGACTATCCGCCGACGGCCAAGCGCACCCTCCAGGACAACGGAAGCTGGCTGCGCGCCCTGACCCGGCCGAACGTCGCGCTGGTCAGGGCCGGGGTCGACCGGCTGGAGCCGGACGGCGTCGTCGACGGGACCGGCGTGAAGCACCCCGCTGACGTGGTCGTGTGGGCGACCGGTTTCCGGGTGAACGACATGCTGCTCCCGCTCCGGATCCGCGGCCGCGACGGGAAGGACCTGCGCGAGGAGTGGGGCACCAGGCCGCGCGCCTACCTCGGCATGACCGTGCCCGGGTTCCCGAACTTCTTCATGATGTACGGGCCGGGCACGAACCTGGCCAGCAGCGGCAGCCTGATCTTCCACTCTGAGTGCGAGATCCGCTACATCGTCCGGTGCCTGCGGCACCTCGCGGACGGCGGTCATGCCGCGCTGGAGCCCAGGCCCGACAAGTACGACGACTGGTACGGCCGCAGCCAGGCGGAGCTGAGGTCGATGGTGTGGTCCTCGCCCCACGTCGAGCACAATTTCTTCAAGAACGCCGACGGCGAGGTGCACTCCCTCAGCCCATGGCGCCTCGTCGACTTCTGGACCTGGACCCGGGAACCGGACTTCGCGGACTTCGTGATCAGGTGA